The following coding sequences are from one Bacteroidales bacterium window:
- a CDS encoding translation initiation factor encodes MNNKKNRINIVFSTNPEFKYQFENENTEPDTLPPEKQKLYLSLDKKNRNGKIVTIISNFIGKQDDLINLEKLLKTKCGTGGSSKDGEIIIQGDFRDKIEHILNQLGYKTIRKG; translated from the coding sequence ATGAACAATAAAAAAAATAGAATTAATATTGTTTTTTCTACAAATCCTGAATTTAAATATCAATTTGAAAATGAAAACACCGAACCCGATACACTCCCACCAGAAAAGCAAAAATTATATTTAAGTCTTGATAAAAAAAATAGAAATGGAAAAATTGTTACTATTATTTCCAATTTTATCGGTAAACAAGACGATTTAATCAATCTTGAAAAATTACTTAAAACAAAATGCGGAACCGGTGGTTCTTCTAAAGATGGTGAAATTATTATTCAAGGCGATTTTAGAGATAAAATAGAACATATTCTCAATCAATTAGGATACAAAACCATTCGTAAAGGTTAA
- a CDS encoding MerR family transcriptional regulator codes for MPYKKPNIEKIHYSIGEVANMFGIAASVLRYWEKEFKIIKPFKNAKGNRYYTPKDIDNIKLIYHLLKEKGLTIDGAKLYINSKSDTEIDKTTHILSKLIQIKDELLTIKENLKEISTHFKSINNEQ; via the coding sequence ATGCCATATAAAAAACCAAATATCGAAAAAATACACTACTCCATTGGAGAAGTTGCAAATATGTTTGGTATAGCTGCATCCGTACTTCGATACTGGGAGAAAGAATTTAAAATTATTAAACCCTTTAAAAACGCAAAAGGAAATCGATACTACACACCTAAAGATATTGATAACATAAAACTCATCTATCATTTACTTAAAGAAAAAGGACTTACCATCGATGGTGCTAAACTTTATATTAATAGTAAAAGTGATACAGAAATTGATAAAACAACTCATATCTTATCTAAACTCATACAAATAAAAGACGAATTGCTTACTATAAAAGAAAACTTAAAAGAAATATCAACACATTTCAAAAGCATAAATAATGAACAATAA